One window of the Salmo trutta chromosome 35, fSalTru1.1, whole genome shotgun sequence genome contains the following:
- the stxbp6l gene encoding syntaxin binding protein 6 (amisyn), like isoform X2 has product MNIQSAINREVFAPRDERMLVAVEVKRRKRKRVPFLPTGGKGEYMTYICLSVTNKKPAQLLITKVKRFGGSAPFTRRSQWAVEQLRQVNGINPNKDCPEFDLVFDNAFDQWVASSAPEKCIFIQIMYHACQTYWDGKEAVPGSPAGDQQKAPGGQSSPGAQGGQMGGPGPQARRKSTVGPRPRHTEFVNCQSKLTGDACKMNLVVYRCKVFFNRMKKVIVSNQSRSQAGGPRAGPSGQRPPGGSMGSVVQRASQALQERGERLGRAEDKTVDLMHKAQQFADTAHKLALKHSN; this is encoded by the exons ATGAATATCCAGTCAGCTATCAACAGGGAGGTGTTTGCTCCCCGGGATGAGAGGATGCTAGTGGCTGTGGAGGTGAAGAGGAGAAAAAGGAAAAGGGTCCCCTTTCTGCCCACTGGAGGCAAGGGAGAATACATGACATACATCTGTTTGTCAG TGACCAATAAGAAGCCAGCTCAGCTCCTCATCACCAAAGTCAAGCGGTTTGGAGGCTCCGCCCCCTTCACCAGAAGGTCACAGTGGGCCGTGGAGCAGCTCCGCCAGGTCAACGGCATCAACCCCAACAAG GACTGCCCAGAGTTTGACCTGGTGTTCGACAACGCCTTTGACCAATGGGTGGCCAGCTCAGCGCCAGAGAAGTGCATCTTCATCCAGATCATGTACCATGCCTGTCAGACCTATTGGGATGGCAAGGAGGCGGTCCCTGGTAGCCCAGCTGGGGATCAGCAGAAGGCCCCAGGGGGCCAGAGTAGCCCAGGGGCCCAAGGGGGCCAGATGGGAGGACCAGGGCCCCAGGCTAGACGGAAGAGCACCGTGGGTCCCAGGCCCCGTCATACTGAGTTTGTCAACTGTCAGTCCAAACTCACGGGAG ATGCCTGCAAAATGAATCTGGTCGTGTACCGTTGCAAGGTATTTTTCAACCGCATGAAGAAGGTGATCGTTTCAAACCAAAGCCGTTCTCAGGCTGGAG GTCCTAGAGCAGGTCCCAGTGGGCAGCgccctccagggggcagtatgGGTAGTGTAGTCCAGAGGGCCAGCCAGGCCCTGCAGGAGCGTGGGGAGAGACTGGGCCGGGCCGAGGACAAGACGGTAGACCTAATGCACAAAGCCCAGCAGTTTGCAGACACTGCTCACAAG CTGGCTCTGAAGCATTCAAACTAG
- the stxbp6l gene encoding syntaxin binding protein 6 (amisyn), like isoform X1, with translation MNIQSAINREVFAPRDERMLVAVEVKRRKRKRVPFLPTGGKGEYMTYICLSVTNKKPAQLLITKVKRFGGSAPFTRRSQWAVEQLRQVNGINPNKDCPEFDLVFDNAFDQWVASSAPEKCIFIQIMYHACQTYWDGKEAVPGSPAGDQQKAPGGQSSPGAQGGQMGGPGPQARRKSTVGPRPRHTEFVNCQSKLTGDACKMNLVVYRCKVFFNRMKKVIVSNQSRSQAGAGPRAGPSGQRPPGGSMGSVVQRASQALQERGERLGRAEDKTVDLMHKAQQFADTAHKLALKHSN, from the exons ATGAATATCCAGTCAGCTATCAACAGGGAGGTGTTTGCTCCCCGGGATGAGAGGATGCTAGTGGCTGTGGAGGTGAAGAGGAGAAAAAGGAAAAGGGTCCCCTTTCTGCCCACTGGAGGCAAGGGAGAATACATGACATACATCTGTTTGTCAG TGACCAATAAGAAGCCAGCTCAGCTCCTCATCACCAAAGTCAAGCGGTTTGGAGGCTCCGCCCCCTTCACCAGAAGGTCACAGTGGGCCGTGGAGCAGCTCCGCCAGGTCAACGGCATCAACCCCAACAAG GACTGCCCAGAGTTTGACCTGGTGTTCGACAACGCCTTTGACCAATGGGTGGCCAGCTCAGCGCCAGAGAAGTGCATCTTCATCCAGATCATGTACCATGCCTGTCAGACCTATTGGGATGGCAAGGAGGCGGTCCCTGGTAGCCCAGCTGGGGATCAGCAGAAGGCCCCAGGGGGCCAGAGTAGCCCAGGGGCCCAAGGGGGCCAGATGGGAGGACCAGGGCCCCAGGCTAGACGGAAGAGCACCGTGGGTCCCAGGCCCCGTCATACTGAGTTTGTCAACTGTCAGTCCAAACTCACGGGAG ATGCCTGCAAAATGAATCTGGTCGTGTACCGTTGCAAGGTATTTTTCAACCGCATGAAGAAGGTGATCGTTTCAAACCAAAGCCGTTCTCAGGCTGGAG CAGGTCCTAGAGCAGGTCCCAGTGGGCAGCgccctccagggggcagtatgGGTAGTGTAGTCCAGAGGGCCAGCCAGGCCCTGCAGGAGCGTGGGGAGAGACTGGGCCGGGCCGAGGACAAGACGGTAGACCTAATGCACAAAGCCCAGCAGTTTGCAGACACTGCTCACAAG CTGGCTCTGAAGCATTCAAACTAG
- the ddhd1b gene encoding phospholipase DDHD1b isoform X1, protein MSNFKDIKSTTRRLSSDNNSVSSNDWDMANDVFVSCYEEPMGETIHGEMDSVQSGLEMHLPPLLLGDHRLSQDGMILGLVEETYSGYHSLPDPGTGYLDITNDLKYTESDGNVTTKKRNRSNSSRHRGEVVTELGPEEVRWFYKEDKRTWKPFVGHDSLKIEVIYRKLCELNPCKVKCRNPAIEPENASGSATGSEAQPEEVAEGGAVQADPATGEGEGGGEGGYETDDIDLDSISVNVEAVCVRGGLYEVDVKEKECYPVYWNQQDRIPVMRGQWFIDGTWLPLEEDESDLIELEHLARFRGHQMREIYETATEVVTTTVDCKDGKVDGLNGKWDGGVPAIHSLKLSRSHVDWHSVDEVYLYSDATTSKIARTVTQRLGFSKAGSSGTRLHRGYVEEAAPEDTPPETTHIVFVVHGIGQKMDEGRIIRNTSMMRDAARKMEEKHFSDRSTEHVEFLPVEWRSKLCLDGDTVDSITPDKVRGLRDMLNSSAMDIMYYTSPLYRDEITRGLTQELNRLYTLFCMRNPEFEESGKVSIVSHSLGCVITFDIMTGWDPVRFRHEELSPDPKEMQECWPRYQERHLQEELRLTRLRLRDLENQFAGLQSPSSEGSSSALKFKVENFFCMGSPLAVFLALRGIRPGNNVTQDHILPKSICQRLFNVFHPTDPVAYRLEPLILKNYSNISPVQIHWYNTSSPTPYDQIRPTLLNPALKESASVSDTESLPSPCTSPPQARRHYGESITNLGKASIMGAASLGKGIGGIFFSRFSRSSGHVGGVEEEPSDSEGGVLEGDNAVSGEEGVAAELVEKLAVVEETREVEHSMSRSNSAILDNTTLELERRIDFELREGMVESRYWSAVTSHTAYWCSHDVALFLLTFMYRQEYPTQLSEDNPELS, encoded by the exons ATGAGCAATTTTAAGGACATTAAGTCGACTACCCGTCGACTGAGCTCGGATAATAATTCCGTGAGCAGCAATGACTGGGATATGGCCAATGATGTGTTTGTGTCGTGCTACGAGGAACCGATGGGAGAGACTATACACGGGGAGATGGACTCGGTCCAGTCCGGCTTGGAAATGCACTTGCCTCCGCTGCTGCTAGGCGATCACCGTTTATCTCAAGACGGCATGATATTGGGCCTAGTGGAGGAAACTTACTCGGGCTATCACTCTCTCCCCGACCCAGGGACAGGCTATTTGGACATCACAAACGACCTGAAGTACACCGAAAGTGATGGGAATGTGACTACAAAGAAGCGGAACCGCTCCAACAGTTCCAGACACCGCGGGGAGGTCGTCACCGAGCTGGGACCCGAGGAAGTGCGATGGTTCTACAAAGAGGACAAGAGAACCTGGAAGCCATTTGTTGGACACGACTCTTTGAAAATTGAAGTCATTTACCGCAAATTATGTGAACTAAACCCCTGCAAGGTGAAATGTCGCAATCCCGCCATCGAACCAGAGAACGCAAGTGGGTCAGCGACGGGGTCCGAGGCCCAACCGGAGGAGGTGGCGGAGGGGGGAGCTGTTCAAGCGGATCCGGCGACAGGGGAAGGGGaaggtggaggggagggaggataCGAGACGGATGACATCGACTTGGATTCCATAAGTGTCAACGTTGAGGCTGTTTGCGTCAGAGGGGGTCTCTACGAAGTGGATGTCAAAGAGAAAGAATGTTACCCCGTCTACTGGAACC AGCAGGACCGTATTCCTGTGATGAGGGGCCAGTGGTTCATCGACGGCACGTGGCTTCCTCTGGAGGAGGACGAGAGTGACCTCATCGAGCTGGAGCACCTGGCCCGTTTTCGTGGCCACCAGATGAGGGAGATCTACGAGACTGCCACCGAAGTGGTGACCACCACGGTGGACTGCAAGGACGGTAAAGTGGATGGACTCAATGGCAAGTGGGACGGGGGCGTGCCAG CGATCCACAGTTTGAAACTGAGCCGAAGCCATGTGGACTGGCACAGTGTGGACGAGGTGTATCTCTACAGTGATGCCACCACCTCCAAGATCGCACGCACTGTCACCCAGAGACTGGGCTTCTCCAAAG CTGGCAGTAGTGGGACGCGTCTCCATCGGGGCTATGTGGAGGAGGCAGCGCCCGAAGACACACCGCCCGAAACAACACACATTGTCTTTGTGGTGCACGGGATTGGCCAGAAGATGGATGAGGGCCGCATCATCAGGAACACAAGCAT GATGAGGGACGCTGCTCGGAAGATGGAGGAGAAGCATTTCTCCGATCGTTCCACAGAGCATGTGGAGTTCCTTCCTGTGGAGTGGAGGTCCAAACTGTGCCTGGATGGAG ACACTGTGGACTCCATCACTCCAGACAAAGTTCGAGGACTCAGAGACATGCTCAACAGCAGTGCTATGGACATCATGTACTACACCAGCCCTCTGTACAGAGACGAG ATCACTAGGGGTCTAACTCAGGAGCTGAATCGGCTATACACACTCTTCTGCATGCGGAACCCCGAGTTTGAGGAGAGTGGCAAGGTGTCCATCGTGTCCCACTCCCTGGGTTGTGTCATAACCTTCGACATCATGACAGGCTGGGACCCCGTACGCTTCCGTCATGAAGAACTATCGCCGGACCCAAAAGAGATGCAAGAGTGCTGGCCAAGGTATCAGGAGCGTCACCTACAAGAGGAGCTGAGACTCACACGACTCAG GTTACGGGATTTGGAAAATCAGTTTGCTGGTTTGCAATCCCCATCATCTGAAGGTTCTTCTTCAGCCTTGAAATTTAAG GTGGAGAACTTCTTTTGCATGGGTTCTCCCCTGGCCGTGTTCTTGGCGTTACGAGGGATCCGACCGGGGAACAACGTGACCCAGGATCACATCTTACCCAAATCCATCTGCCAACGTCTCTTCAACGTCTTTCATCCTACCGACCCCGTG GCGTACCGATTGGAGCCCCTAATCTTAAAGAACTACAGTAACATTTCACCTGTCCAAATACACTG GTATAACACAAGTAGTCCGACTCCGTATGACCAGATCCGTCCCACACTTCTCAACCCTGCACTGAAGGAAAGTGCATCCGTCTCGGACACGGAGAGCCTCCCTAGCCCCTGTACCTCCCCCCCTCAGGCCCGAAGACACTACGGAGAGTCCATTACGAACCTGGGGAAAGCCAGCAttatgg GCGCGGCAAGTCTCGGCAAAGGCATCGGCGGGATCTTCTTCTCCCGCTTCTCGCGCTCAAGTGGTCACGTGGGCGGCGTGGAGGAGGAGCCTTCCGACTCAGAGGGCGGGGTCTTGGAGGGGGATAATGCCGTATCAGGGGAGGAGGGCGTGGCTGCGGAGTTAGTGGAGAAGTTAGCGGTAGTCGAGGAGACGAGAGAAGTAGAGCACTCCATGTCTCGTTCCAACTCGGCTATCCTGGACAACACAACAC tGGAGTTGGAGAGGCGTATTGACTTTGAGCTGCGAGAGGGCATGGTGGAGAGCCGCTATTGGTCGGCGGTGACCTCTCACACTGCCTATTGGTGTTCCCACGACGTGGCACTATTTCTTCTCACTTTCATGTACAGACAGGAGTATCCCACTCAGCTCTCTGAGGATAACCCAGAGTTATCGTAA
- the ddhd1b gene encoding phospholipase DDHD1b isoform X3 — translation MSNFKDIKSTTRRLSSDNNSVSSNDWDMANDVFVSCYEEPMGETIHGEMDSVQSGLEMHLPPLLLGDHRLSQDGMILGLVEETYSGYHSLPDPGTGYLDITNDLKYTESDGNVTTKKRNRSNSSRHRGEVVTELGPEEVRWFYKEDKRTWKPFVGHDSLKIEVIYRKLCELNPCKVKCRNPAIEPENASGSATGSEAQPEEVAEGGAVQADPATGEGEGGGEGGYETDDIDLDSISVNVEAVCVRGGLYEVDVKEKECYPVYWNQQDRIPVMRGQWFIDGTWLPLEEDESDLIELEHLARFRGHQMREIYETATEVVTTTVDCKDAIHSLKLSRSHVDWHSVDEVYLYSDATTSKIARTVTQRLGFSKAGSSGTRLHRGYVEEAAPEDTPPETTHIVFVVHGIGQKMDEGRIIRNTSMMRDAARKMEEKHFSDRSTEHVEFLPVEWRSKLCLDGDTVDSITPDKVRGLRDMLNSSAMDIMYYTSPLYRDEITRGLTQELNRLYTLFCMRNPEFEESGKVSIVSHSLGCVITFDIMTGWDPVRFRHEELSPDPKEMQECWPRYQERHLQEELRLTRLRLRDLENQFAGLQSPSSEGSSSALKFKVENFFCMGSPLAVFLALRGIRPGNNVTQDHILPKSICQRLFNVFHPTDPVAYRLEPLILKNYSNISPVQIHWYNTSSPTPYDQIRPTLLNPALKESASVSDTESLPSPCTSPPQARRHYGESITNLGKASIMGAASLGKGIGGIFFSRFSRSSGHVGGVEEEPSDSEGGVLEGDNAVSGEEGVAAELVEKLAVVEETREVEHSMSRSNSAILDNTTLELERRIDFELREGMVESRYWSAVTSHTAYWCSHDVALFLLTFMYRQEYPTQLSEDNPELS, via the exons ATGAGCAATTTTAAGGACATTAAGTCGACTACCCGTCGACTGAGCTCGGATAATAATTCCGTGAGCAGCAATGACTGGGATATGGCCAATGATGTGTTTGTGTCGTGCTACGAGGAACCGATGGGAGAGACTATACACGGGGAGATGGACTCGGTCCAGTCCGGCTTGGAAATGCACTTGCCTCCGCTGCTGCTAGGCGATCACCGTTTATCTCAAGACGGCATGATATTGGGCCTAGTGGAGGAAACTTACTCGGGCTATCACTCTCTCCCCGACCCAGGGACAGGCTATTTGGACATCACAAACGACCTGAAGTACACCGAAAGTGATGGGAATGTGACTACAAAGAAGCGGAACCGCTCCAACAGTTCCAGACACCGCGGGGAGGTCGTCACCGAGCTGGGACCCGAGGAAGTGCGATGGTTCTACAAAGAGGACAAGAGAACCTGGAAGCCATTTGTTGGACACGACTCTTTGAAAATTGAAGTCATTTACCGCAAATTATGTGAACTAAACCCCTGCAAGGTGAAATGTCGCAATCCCGCCATCGAACCAGAGAACGCAAGTGGGTCAGCGACGGGGTCCGAGGCCCAACCGGAGGAGGTGGCGGAGGGGGGAGCTGTTCAAGCGGATCCGGCGACAGGGGAAGGGGaaggtggaggggagggaggataCGAGACGGATGACATCGACTTGGATTCCATAAGTGTCAACGTTGAGGCTGTTTGCGTCAGAGGGGGTCTCTACGAAGTGGATGTCAAAGAGAAAGAATGTTACCCCGTCTACTGGAACC AGCAGGACCGTATTCCTGTGATGAGGGGCCAGTGGTTCATCGACGGCACGTGGCTTCCTCTGGAGGAGGACGAGAGTGACCTCATCGAGCTGGAGCACCTGGCCCGTTTTCGTGGCCACCAGATGAGGGAGATCTACGAGACTGCCACCGAAGTGGTGACCACCACGGTGGACTGCAAGGACG CGATCCACAGTTTGAAACTGAGCCGAAGCCATGTGGACTGGCACAGTGTGGACGAGGTGTATCTCTACAGTGATGCCACCACCTCCAAGATCGCACGCACTGTCACCCAGAGACTGGGCTTCTCCAAAG CTGGCAGTAGTGGGACGCGTCTCCATCGGGGCTATGTGGAGGAGGCAGCGCCCGAAGACACACCGCCCGAAACAACACACATTGTCTTTGTGGTGCACGGGATTGGCCAGAAGATGGATGAGGGCCGCATCATCAGGAACACAAGCAT GATGAGGGACGCTGCTCGGAAGATGGAGGAGAAGCATTTCTCCGATCGTTCCACAGAGCATGTGGAGTTCCTTCCTGTGGAGTGGAGGTCCAAACTGTGCCTGGATGGAG ACACTGTGGACTCCATCACTCCAGACAAAGTTCGAGGACTCAGAGACATGCTCAACAGCAGTGCTATGGACATCATGTACTACACCAGCCCTCTGTACAGAGACGAG ATCACTAGGGGTCTAACTCAGGAGCTGAATCGGCTATACACACTCTTCTGCATGCGGAACCCCGAGTTTGAGGAGAGTGGCAAGGTGTCCATCGTGTCCCACTCCCTGGGTTGTGTCATAACCTTCGACATCATGACAGGCTGGGACCCCGTACGCTTCCGTCATGAAGAACTATCGCCGGACCCAAAAGAGATGCAAGAGTGCTGGCCAAGGTATCAGGAGCGTCACCTACAAGAGGAGCTGAGACTCACACGACTCAG GTTACGGGATTTGGAAAATCAGTTTGCTGGTTTGCAATCCCCATCATCTGAAGGTTCTTCTTCAGCCTTGAAATTTAAG GTGGAGAACTTCTTTTGCATGGGTTCTCCCCTGGCCGTGTTCTTGGCGTTACGAGGGATCCGACCGGGGAACAACGTGACCCAGGATCACATCTTACCCAAATCCATCTGCCAACGTCTCTTCAACGTCTTTCATCCTACCGACCCCGTG GCGTACCGATTGGAGCCCCTAATCTTAAAGAACTACAGTAACATTTCACCTGTCCAAATACACTG GTATAACACAAGTAGTCCGACTCCGTATGACCAGATCCGTCCCACACTTCTCAACCCTGCACTGAAGGAAAGTGCATCCGTCTCGGACACGGAGAGCCTCCCTAGCCCCTGTACCTCCCCCCCTCAGGCCCGAAGACACTACGGAGAGTCCATTACGAACCTGGGGAAAGCCAGCAttatgg GCGCGGCAAGTCTCGGCAAAGGCATCGGCGGGATCTTCTTCTCCCGCTTCTCGCGCTCAAGTGGTCACGTGGGCGGCGTGGAGGAGGAGCCTTCCGACTCAGAGGGCGGGGTCTTGGAGGGGGATAATGCCGTATCAGGGGAGGAGGGCGTGGCTGCGGAGTTAGTGGAGAAGTTAGCGGTAGTCGAGGAGACGAGAGAAGTAGAGCACTCCATGTCTCGTTCCAACTCGGCTATCCTGGACAACACAACAC tGGAGTTGGAGAGGCGTATTGACTTTGAGCTGCGAGAGGGCATGGTGGAGAGCCGCTATTGGTCGGCGGTGACCTCTCACACTGCCTATTGGTGTTCCCACGACGTGGCACTATTTCTTCTCACTTTCATGTACAGACAGGAGTATCCCACTCAGCTCTCTGAGGATAACCCAGAGTTATCGTAA
- the ddhd1b gene encoding phospholipase DDHD1b isoform X2: MSNFKDIKSTTRRLSSDNNSVSSNDWDMANDVFVSCYEEPMGETIHGEMDSVQSGLEMHLPPLLLGDHRLSQDGMILGLVEETYSGYHSLPDPGTGYLDITNDLKYTESDGNVTTKKRNRSNSSRHRGEVVTELGPEEVRWFYKEDKRTWKPFVGHDSLKIEVIYRKLCELNPCKVKCRNPAIEPENASGSATGSEAQPEEVAEGGAVQADPATGEGEGGGEGGYETDDIDLDSISVNVEAVCVRGGLYEVDVKEKECYPVYWNQQDRIPVMRGQWFIDGTWLPLEEDESDLIELEHLARFRGHQMREIYETATEVVTTTVDCKDGKVDGLNAIHSLKLSRSHVDWHSVDEVYLYSDATTSKIARTVTQRLGFSKAGSSGTRLHRGYVEEAAPEDTPPETTHIVFVVHGIGQKMDEGRIIRNTSMMRDAARKMEEKHFSDRSTEHVEFLPVEWRSKLCLDGDTVDSITPDKVRGLRDMLNSSAMDIMYYTSPLYRDEITRGLTQELNRLYTLFCMRNPEFEESGKVSIVSHSLGCVITFDIMTGWDPVRFRHEELSPDPKEMQECWPRYQERHLQEELRLTRLRLRDLENQFAGLQSPSSEGSSSALKFKVENFFCMGSPLAVFLALRGIRPGNNVTQDHILPKSICQRLFNVFHPTDPVAYRLEPLILKNYSNISPVQIHWYNTSSPTPYDQIRPTLLNPALKESASVSDTESLPSPCTSPPQARRHYGESITNLGKASIMGAASLGKGIGGIFFSRFSRSSGHVGGVEEEPSDSEGGVLEGDNAVSGEEGVAAELVEKLAVVEETREVEHSMSRSNSAILDNTTLELERRIDFELREGMVESRYWSAVTSHTAYWCSHDVALFLLTFMYRQEYPTQLSEDNPELS; encoded by the exons ATGAGCAATTTTAAGGACATTAAGTCGACTACCCGTCGACTGAGCTCGGATAATAATTCCGTGAGCAGCAATGACTGGGATATGGCCAATGATGTGTTTGTGTCGTGCTACGAGGAACCGATGGGAGAGACTATACACGGGGAGATGGACTCGGTCCAGTCCGGCTTGGAAATGCACTTGCCTCCGCTGCTGCTAGGCGATCACCGTTTATCTCAAGACGGCATGATATTGGGCCTAGTGGAGGAAACTTACTCGGGCTATCACTCTCTCCCCGACCCAGGGACAGGCTATTTGGACATCACAAACGACCTGAAGTACACCGAAAGTGATGGGAATGTGACTACAAAGAAGCGGAACCGCTCCAACAGTTCCAGACACCGCGGGGAGGTCGTCACCGAGCTGGGACCCGAGGAAGTGCGATGGTTCTACAAAGAGGACAAGAGAACCTGGAAGCCATTTGTTGGACACGACTCTTTGAAAATTGAAGTCATTTACCGCAAATTATGTGAACTAAACCCCTGCAAGGTGAAATGTCGCAATCCCGCCATCGAACCAGAGAACGCAAGTGGGTCAGCGACGGGGTCCGAGGCCCAACCGGAGGAGGTGGCGGAGGGGGGAGCTGTTCAAGCGGATCCGGCGACAGGGGAAGGGGaaggtggaggggagggaggataCGAGACGGATGACATCGACTTGGATTCCATAAGTGTCAACGTTGAGGCTGTTTGCGTCAGAGGGGGTCTCTACGAAGTGGATGTCAAAGAGAAAGAATGTTACCCCGTCTACTGGAACC AGCAGGACCGTATTCCTGTGATGAGGGGCCAGTGGTTCATCGACGGCACGTGGCTTCCTCTGGAGGAGGACGAGAGTGACCTCATCGAGCTGGAGCACCTGGCCCGTTTTCGTGGCCACCAGATGAGGGAGATCTACGAGACTGCCACCGAAGTGGTGACCACCACGGTGGACTGCAAGGACGGTAAAGTGGATGGACTCAATG CGATCCACAGTTTGAAACTGAGCCGAAGCCATGTGGACTGGCACAGTGTGGACGAGGTGTATCTCTACAGTGATGCCACCACCTCCAAGATCGCACGCACTGTCACCCAGAGACTGGGCTTCTCCAAAG CTGGCAGTAGTGGGACGCGTCTCCATCGGGGCTATGTGGAGGAGGCAGCGCCCGAAGACACACCGCCCGAAACAACACACATTGTCTTTGTGGTGCACGGGATTGGCCAGAAGATGGATGAGGGCCGCATCATCAGGAACACAAGCAT GATGAGGGACGCTGCTCGGAAGATGGAGGAGAAGCATTTCTCCGATCGTTCCACAGAGCATGTGGAGTTCCTTCCTGTGGAGTGGAGGTCCAAACTGTGCCTGGATGGAG ACACTGTGGACTCCATCACTCCAGACAAAGTTCGAGGACTCAGAGACATGCTCAACAGCAGTGCTATGGACATCATGTACTACACCAGCCCTCTGTACAGAGACGAG ATCACTAGGGGTCTAACTCAGGAGCTGAATCGGCTATACACACTCTTCTGCATGCGGAACCCCGAGTTTGAGGAGAGTGGCAAGGTGTCCATCGTGTCCCACTCCCTGGGTTGTGTCATAACCTTCGACATCATGACAGGCTGGGACCCCGTACGCTTCCGTCATGAAGAACTATCGCCGGACCCAAAAGAGATGCAAGAGTGCTGGCCAAGGTATCAGGAGCGTCACCTACAAGAGGAGCTGAGACTCACACGACTCAG GTTACGGGATTTGGAAAATCAGTTTGCTGGTTTGCAATCCCCATCATCTGAAGGTTCTTCTTCAGCCTTGAAATTTAAG GTGGAGAACTTCTTTTGCATGGGTTCTCCCCTGGCCGTGTTCTTGGCGTTACGAGGGATCCGACCGGGGAACAACGTGACCCAGGATCACATCTTACCCAAATCCATCTGCCAACGTCTCTTCAACGTCTTTCATCCTACCGACCCCGTG GCGTACCGATTGGAGCCCCTAATCTTAAAGAACTACAGTAACATTTCACCTGTCCAAATACACTG GTATAACACAAGTAGTCCGACTCCGTATGACCAGATCCGTCCCACACTTCTCAACCCTGCACTGAAGGAAAGTGCATCCGTCTCGGACACGGAGAGCCTCCCTAGCCCCTGTACCTCCCCCCCTCAGGCCCGAAGACACTACGGAGAGTCCATTACGAACCTGGGGAAAGCCAGCAttatgg GCGCGGCAAGTCTCGGCAAAGGCATCGGCGGGATCTTCTTCTCCCGCTTCTCGCGCTCAAGTGGTCACGTGGGCGGCGTGGAGGAGGAGCCTTCCGACTCAGAGGGCGGGGTCTTGGAGGGGGATAATGCCGTATCAGGGGAGGAGGGCGTGGCTGCGGAGTTAGTGGAGAAGTTAGCGGTAGTCGAGGAGACGAGAGAAGTAGAGCACTCCATGTCTCGTTCCAACTCGGCTATCCTGGACAACACAACAC tGGAGTTGGAGAGGCGTATTGACTTTGAGCTGCGAGAGGGCATGGTGGAGAGCCGCTATTGGTCGGCGGTGACCTCTCACACTGCCTATTGGTGTTCCCACGACGTGGCACTATTTCTTCTCACTTTCATGTACAGACAGGAGTATCCCACTCAGCTCTCTGAGGATAACCCAGAGTTATCGTAA